In the genome of Rhizobium sp. NXC24, one region contains:
- a CDS encoding carboxymuconolactone decarboxylase family protein, whose amino-acid sequence MKVTPKARSSCQPVSDENWPAEIADMRAGFAGALNVYRTMAHHPNLLKAWAPLRQHIVKDSALGPVRSELVILRTAHRMRSSYEWAHHVSRSRALGIGDERIQAMSGCPQGEDALIAMAVDALFDEARLPPGIERELCATIGRSAVFDLMATVGFYTVLGFILMTFDTPLDDEVAAEIAKRPL is encoded by the coding sequence ATGAAGGTTACTCCCAAGGCAAGATCTTCTTGCCAACCCGTGAGCGATGAGAACTGGCCAGCCGAGATCGCGGATATGCGTGCTGGCTTTGCCGGCGCACTGAATGTCTATCGCACGATGGCCCACCATCCCAATTTGCTGAAGGCATGGGCTCCGCTCCGCCAACACATCGTGAAGGATAGCGCTTTAGGTCCCGTTCGATCAGAACTTGTCATCTTGCGCACGGCCCATCGGATGCGATCTTCGTACGAGTGGGCTCATCACGTCAGCCGCTCTCGTGCGCTGGGTATAGGGGATGAGCGAATTCAAGCAATGAGTGGATGTCCTCAGGGAGAGGACGCACTCATTGCCATGGCCGTCGACGCGCTTTTTGATGAAGCCCGATTACCACCTGGGATCGAGCGTGAATTGTGCGCCACGATCGGGCGATCAGCAGTATTTGATCTCATGGCGACGGTGGGGTTTTACACGGTCTTGGGCTTTATCTTGATGACGTTCGACACTCCGTTGGATGATGAGGTTGCAGCGGAAATCGCGAAACGGCCGCTATAA
- a CDS encoding transporter substrate-binding domain-containing protein — MNKITIMVAAAASFAAVSAAFATSVHAGEVLDRVLKTKTLTAAVGTDWAPAYFLDKGEIVGYDIDVARQIAKHLGAELKLVTPGWDLIAAGKWGGRWDIGMGQMTPTPARTEKFDLSVTYFYQRSAAVVHKDSKATKPSDLDGKRIGATSGSVDLDYANHKFTPGWVGAKPIVYEFTPGEVKSYETASVALDDLRLGDGVRLDGVITDESYTANAIKSGYPIKAVGTLFSSPAVIAIEKGDKEFSEQVAAAVQSMREDGTLSKLSIKWYGKDFSVAN, encoded by the coding sequence ATGAACAAGATCACGATCATGGTAGCAGCGGCCGCCTCGTTCGCAGCAGTTTCAGCCGCGTTCGCCACGTCGGTTCATGCCGGCGAAGTGCTTGACAGGGTGCTCAAAACGAAGACACTGACGGCTGCGGTTGGCACAGATTGGGCGCCAGCCTACTTCCTTGATAAGGGGGAGATTGTCGGTTACGACATCGATGTTGCCCGGCAAATCGCGAAGCACCTCGGTGCCGAGCTAAAGTTGGTGACCCCGGGCTGGGACCTTATCGCGGCGGGGAAATGGGGAGGTCGATGGGACATCGGCATGGGGCAGATGACTCCAACGCCAGCCCGGACGGAGAAGTTCGATCTTTCGGTCACTTACTTCTATCAGCGATCAGCAGCCGTCGTTCACAAGGATAGCAAGGCGACTAAACCTTCGGACCTCGACGGCAAGCGAATCGGCGCGACTAGCGGTTCCGTTGATTTAGATTATGCTAATCATAAGTTTACGCCAGGCTGGGTCGGCGCGAAACCCATCGTGTATGAATTCACGCCTGGCGAAGTGAAATCATATGAGACTGCCTCTGTCGCTCTGGACGACCTTCGCCTCGGCGACGGCGTGCGCCTCGATGGCGTGATCACTGACGAATCCTACACCGCAAACGCTATTAAATCCGGTTATCCGATCAAGGCTGTCGGTACTCTATTCTCGTCACCCGCTGTGATTGCCATCGAAAAGGGGGACAAAGAATTCAGTGAGCAGGTGGCGGCGGCCGTACAGAGCATGAGAGAAGACGGCACGCTGTCGAAGCTCTCCATCAAATGGTATGGCAAGGACTTCTCTGTCGCTAACTAA